A window of the Isosphaera pallida ATCC 43644 genome harbors these coding sequences:
- a CDS encoding lipoate--protein ligase family protein, protein MPSSLSSAWTFVLDWTAPPDRPALDLALDEALLNHATALAEAETKVEAEVLVQPGCSCDIAPASNATPTPPHRWVRLWSRPAAVVVLGATRPFARDARPELCQAEGVPILRRSSGGGTVLLGPGVLCGAIVAPIGEDPAYRAVDRAQVTLLERLAEALRGYLDSEARSSLRVEGSGDLTWQGRKFAGSAQRRTKTHLLVHVSVLTPEADLNAIDRYLPLPDRVPDHRRARSHNEFLTVAPIDWERLVCALLEAWAGPPSQRAWLDHPPPDALARAEMLVRERFGQQDWIERF, encoded by the coding sequence ATGCCTTCATCCCTTTCCTCGGCTTGGACCTTCGTTCTGGACTGGACCGCTCCTCCGGATCGCCCCGCGCTTGATCTGGCTCTGGATGAAGCGTTACTCAACCACGCCACCGCCTTGGCCGAAGCCGAAACCAAAGTCGAAGCCGAGGTCCTGGTCCAACCCGGTTGTTCTTGCGACATCGCCCCGGCATCGAACGCCACGCCCACGCCACCACACCGTTGGGTTCGCCTCTGGAGCCGGCCCGCGGCGGTGGTGGTGCTGGGAGCGACTCGTCCGTTCGCCCGCGATGCTCGTCCAGAGCTTTGCCAAGCCGAAGGGGTGCCGATTCTGCGTCGTTCCAGCGGCGGAGGAACCGTCTTGCTAGGACCGGGAGTTCTCTGCGGCGCGATTGTCGCGCCGATTGGGGAGGATCCGGCCTACCGCGCGGTGGATCGGGCTCAGGTAACGCTTTTGGAACGATTGGCCGAGGCGTTGCGTGGCTATCTTGATTCCGAGGCGCGATCCTCGCTGCGGGTCGAAGGATCGGGCGACTTGACCTGGCAAGGCCGTAAGTTCGCCGGCAGCGCGCAACGACGCACCAAGACCCACCTGCTGGTTCATGTCAGCGTGTTGACACCCGAGGCCGATCTCAACGCGATCGACCGCTACCTCCCCCTGCCCGACCGCGTGCCGGATCACCGCCGAGCGCGGAGTCACAACGAGTTCCTGACGGTTGCCCCAATCGACTGGGAACGATTGGTCTGCGCGTTGCTGGAGGCTTGGGCCGGCCCCCCGTCGCAACGGGCGTGGCTCGACCACCCTCCACCCGACGCCTTGGCACGGGCGGAAATGTTGGTGCGGGAACGATTTGGACAACAGGATTGGATCGAACGGTTCTAA
- a CDS encoding hybrid sensor histidine kinase/response regulator has product MNCWSIALTLTLLIGTWPPTAWSKPIRSLPVRTSQPPLGQIEAAEDALRIRPYRPEIRSDPRRSTFDFTDDAGLTKTVALNIAFESDGQTVWVASANGVRKYDGYQWISYNVAEGLPSRFCRSVHVDGHGTVWVGTDLGVATLDRETNRFVPAEAINRQLAGLTVRRIRGGSDGSIWFCCDRWPSPDQPAGLCRLDPQTGDLVIYHQSDGLPDDHVYDTFVDSQGVRYALTSRGPAQFDPQSQRWFNPLAGSGLEGIDDPCWNGVESSRFGVMLISNGSMFVRPPAALKIAGDQDSPSFTRSAIGWRRYPLPSKINALVVTPDGRVYTANNQSHTRLVEFHEWDGRRFVPVTTDDLDLSRSGVWLEELALGTGNAIWVVAGSVLVRWEWEGAEWREYPGLPPPRFQDQSGRVWFVDERGATRVTPQNQWDRIEGFTWPNCLVDAQGQVWRWTARFAERWDDRSPLRFHLDDLHATTPDSSWDQLLGLIATHDGAVWAYGQLRHHPQAAEKDTGFGFRRWNGRDWRIVPSLTYADLIAYLGATSPADQTEVELVDLVDDRRGGLWILVKLTFQNRVDHRLLVHLEENSPTTDSVPRPRIENIDDQFNYNDLNWFQRKTKTNNIFDPRLAVDGQGRPWLFGLVGLSRRSEDGTWERIPEDRLPGRMIREVFGAGGAMWFFTSSVLGGEDGLATFRNDSWSTPRSCQNLPNLLGRRLSDGIVILRIDDQVLVERDRAGDAKPLQLHVPEAAKLNSAVITTDGTLWLGDSTGARRYRGDGLPPRTLADLVSNRLRVGEPLQPQVVGIERFRPLGGERTFRFSWRLNRGPWSDFQETIPPLATESLRPGTHRLEVVSMDEGGDIDPIPALVEFQLDPIPLQERGWFLPVVGAVGITLMSLAFASIRSALGMKRAKLAAEAASQAKTIFLAAISHELRTPLNAVLGMTRLLSDSTLETHQREQVREIELGAGRLLRVLNDLIDFTALETGRLHLDIRPVRLHDLLAESLASSREIAAQRGLEFQIHLPARDWVRVVTDPTRLGQVIDNLAGNAVKYTLKGSIDLTITFDPFHRQDTLPEELAERVAQYSLAEARQADHLAQMVIQVRDTGVGIAPDRLETIFLPFGGSTPSLETGARPAGSSRIGRGTTNNGLGLAVSRRLVERMGGTIEVSSIVGQGSVFTVRLPVGLFEEACSEDHSLMGEPALGGSNSAEAALLAATTASANPTANGQAESSPPSEDANPAAVVPPAVNPNESPLRTGEFGVTGNRPVVDLRSRTFDPEMGRRFPLEVLVADDVAVNQKLLASMLERFGYHADVVADGRQALDALAAKSYDLVMLDIHMPVMDGVEAARQIARAWPETRRPRLVAVTANARGEESAAWMNEGFVDILSKPIQPHELAETLERTGRWARKRRATPEASETDALVNDSPDN; this is encoded by the coding sequence ATGAATTGTTGGTCGATTGCCCTGACGCTCACACTGTTGATTGGAACCTGGCCGCCGACGGCTTGGTCCAAGCCGATCCGGTCCTTGCCCGTTCGGACCTCCCAACCCCCATTGGGACAGATCGAGGCGGCCGAGGATGCTCTTCGGATCCGTCCCTATCGGCCCGAGATTCGTTCCGATCCCCGCCGCTCGACGTTCGACTTCACGGACGACGCCGGTTTGACCAAGACCGTTGCATTGAACATCGCCTTCGAGAGCGACGGCCAGACCGTCTGGGTGGCCTCGGCCAACGGCGTCCGAAAGTACGACGGCTATCAATGGATCTCTTACAACGTCGCGGAGGGACTTCCCAGCCGGTTCTGCCGTTCGGTTCATGTCGATGGCCACGGCACAGTCTGGGTTGGCACCGACCTTGGAGTCGCCACCCTCGACCGCGAGACCAACCGCTTTGTGCCCGCCGAAGCGATCAACCGCCAACTCGCCGGTCTCACGGTTCGGCGGATTCGCGGCGGCTCGGATGGCTCGATCTGGTTTTGCTGCGACCGCTGGCCCAGCCCCGACCAACCGGCCGGCCTCTGCCGACTCGATCCCCAAACCGGCGACCTCGTGATCTACCACCAAAGCGACGGCCTTCCGGATGACCATGTCTATGACACGTTCGTGGATTCCCAAGGCGTGCGTTACGCCCTGACCTCGCGGGGACCAGCTCAATTCGATCCGCAATCCCAGCGTTGGTTCAACCCCCTGGCCGGGAGCGGGCTGGAAGGGATCGACGACCCGTGCTGGAACGGAGTCGAGTCGAGTCGCTTCGGCGTCATGCTCATCAGCAACGGCAGCATGTTTGTGCGGCCTCCCGCGGCCCTCAAGATCGCCGGCGACCAGGATTCGCCTTCATTCACCCGCTCCGCCATTGGCTGGCGACGCTACCCCCTGCCCTCGAAGATCAACGCCCTGGTCGTCACGCCCGATGGGCGGGTTTACACGGCCAACAACCAGTCCCACACACGCCTGGTCGAGTTCCACGAATGGGATGGACGCCGCTTCGTGCCAGTGACCACCGATGACCTCGACCTCTCAAGAAGCGGAGTGTGGTTGGAGGAACTGGCCCTGGGCACTGGCAACGCCATTTGGGTCGTCGCCGGCTCGGTATTGGTTCGTTGGGAATGGGAAGGGGCTGAATGGCGCGAATATCCCGGGCTTCCCCCGCCCCGCTTCCAAGACCAATCGGGCCGAGTCTGGTTCGTGGACGAACGCGGAGCCACCCGGGTGACCCCCCAAAACCAATGGGATCGCATCGAAGGCTTCACCTGGCCCAACTGTTTGGTGGACGCTCAAGGACAAGTCTGGCGTTGGACCGCCCGCTTCGCCGAACGCTGGGATGATCGCTCCCCCTTACGATTCCATCTCGACGACCTGCACGCCACCACCCCTGACTCCTCCTGGGATCAGCTGCTGGGACTCATCGCCACCCACGACGGCGCAGTTTGGGCTTATGGGCAACTCCGGCACCACCCCCAAGCCGCGGAGAAAGACACTGGGTTCGGCTTCCGACGCTGGAACGGCCGCGATTGGCGAATCGTCCCCTCCCTAACCTACGCCGATCTCATCGCCTATCTCGGAGCCACTTCGCCCGCCGATCAGACGGAGGTGGAACTGGTCGATCTGGTGGATGATCGCCGCGGCGGTCTTTGGATTCTGGTCAAACTCACCTTCCAAAACCGTGTCGATCATCGCCTCCTGGTTCACCTGGAGGAAAATAGTCCCACCACCGATTCGGTTCCTCGTCCCCGCATCGAAAACATCGACGACCAGTTCAACTATAACGATCTTAACTGGTTTCAACGCAAAACCAAAACGAACAACATCTTCGACCCGCGACTCGCGGTAGACGGTCAGGGACGTCCCTGGTTATTTGGTCTAGTCGGTCTATCGCGTCGTTCCGAGGATGGAACCTGGGAGCGGATTCCCGAAGATCGATTGCCGGGTCGGATGATCCGCGAGGTCTTCGGCGCGGGGGGAGCGATGTGGTTTTTCACTTCGAGCGTGTTGGGCGGCGAGGATGGGCTGGCGACCTTCCGTAACGACTCCTGGAGCACGCCCCGCTCCTGTCAAAACCTTCCCAATCTACTAGGACGTCGGTTGAGTGACGGCATAGTGATTCTCCGAATCGACGACCAGGTGCTGGTGGAGCGCGATCGAGCGGGCGACGCTAAGCCGCTGCAACTTCACGTGCCGGAGGCGGCCAAACTCAATTCGGCGGTGATAACCACCGACGGCACGCTCTGGCTGGGCGATTCCACGGGAGCCCGCCGCTATCGCGGCGACGGCCTCCCTCCCCGAACTCTGGCCGATCTGGTTTCCAACCGCTTGAGGGTGGGTGAACCCCTCCAACCTCAGGTGGTGGGCATCGAGCGATTCCGGCCCTTGGGAGGCGAGCGGACCTTCCGTTTCTCCTGGCGGCTCAATCGCGGCCCCTGGAGCGACTTTCAGGAAACAATCCCTCCCCTTGCAACCGAGTCGCTTCGACCCGGCACCCATCGCCTAGAAGTCGTTTCCATGGACGAGGGAGGGGATATTGACCCCATTCCGGCCCTCGTCGAGTTTCAGCTTGACCCCATCCCGCTGCAGGAGCGAGGCTGGTTTCTGCCGGTGGTCGGCGCGGTGGGGATCACGCTAATGAGCCTGGCGTTCGCCTCGATCCGTTCGGCGTTGGGCATGAAGCGGGCCAAACTGGCGGCCGAGGCGGCCAGCCAAGCCAAAACCATCTTCCTCGCCGCCATCAGCCACGAACTGCGCACCCCGCTCAACGCCGTGTTGGGAATGACCCGACTGCTCTCCGATTCAACCCTAGAAACGCATCAACGCGAACAAGTCCGCGAGATTGAACTGGGGGCCGGACGCTTGCTCCGAGTCCTTAACGACTTGATCGACTTCACTGCCCTGGAAACTGGTCGGCTTCACTTGGACATTCGTCCGGTTCGGCTGCACGACCTGCTGGCCGAATCCCTGGCGTCCTCGCGGGAAATAGCTGCTCAGCGTGGTCTGGAGTTTCAGATTCACTTGCCAGCACGCGATTGGGTCCGGGTCGTAACCGATCCCACCCGCTTGGGTCAAGTGATCGACAACCTGGCGGGCAACGCCGTCAAGTACACCCTTAAAGGGTCGATTGACCTGACCATCACCTTCGACCCGTTCCACCGTCAGGACACCCTTCCCGAGGAACTGGCGGAACGAGTGGCTCAGTACTCCTTGGCCGAGGCGCGGCAAGCCGACCATCTGGCTCAGATGGTCATCCAAGTGCGCGATACGGGAGTCGGGATCGCTCCGGATCGCTTGGAGACGATTTTCCTGCCCTTTGGCGGTTCAACCCCCTCCCTTGAAACCGGAGCGCGGCCCGCGGGATCGAGCCGGATTGGCCGCGGCACGACCAACAACGGCCTGGGTCTGGCGGTGAGCCGCCGTCTGGTCGAACGCATGGGCGGCACCATTGAAGTCAGCAGCATCGTGGGCCAGGGTTCGGTGTTTACCGTGAGACTTCCCGTCGGTCTGTTCGAGGAAGCATGCTCCGAAGACCATTCCCTGATGGGCGAACCCGCGTTGGGAGGTTCGAACTCCGCCGAGGCCGCCCTGCTCGCGGCCACGACGGCGTCAGCCAACCCAACCGCCAACGGTCAAGCCGAGTCGTCCCCACCGAGCGAGGACGCCAACCCGGCGGCCGTGGTTCCTCCGGCGGTCAATCCCAACGAGTCGCCCCTACGCACGGGCGAATTCGGCGTGACCGGCAATCGTCCGGTGGTCGATTTGCGCAGTCGCACCTTCGACCCCGAAATGGGGCGTCGCTTCCCTCTGGAAGTCCTGGTGGCCGACGATGTTGCGGTTAACCAAAAGCTGCTGGCCTCGATGCTGGAACGGTTCGGCTATCACGCCGATGTCGTGGCCGATGGACGTCAGGCGCTCGACGCTCTGGCCGCCAAGTCCTACGACCTGGTAATGCTGGATATTCATATGCCGGTGATGGACGGCGTCGAGGCAGCCCGCCAGATTGCCCGCGCCTGGCCGGAGACCCGCCGGCCACGTTTAGTGGCCGTCACTGCCAACGCCCGCGGCGAGGAAAGCGCCGCCTGGATGAACGAGGGATTTGTCGATATCCTCTCCAAACCAATCCAACCTCACGAATTGGCCGAAACCTTGGAACGCACGGGACGCTGGGCCCGCAAACGCCGCGCCACGCCCGAAGCCAGCGAAACCGACGCGCTGGTCAACGACAGTCCCGACAACTAA
- a CDS encoding S41 family peptidase, with translation MFMLDILLLLRPVPTALGTATRGLLPSATAPIPTPRVSDRRTRVAPTGVAILGALAALAATPALGQTRMLRYPDLHGDTVVFSYAGDLWSVSDQGGRATRLTAHPGLELFPKFSPDGSMIAFTGQYDGDEQVYVIPATGGVPKQLTYYPARGPLPARWGYDHQVMGWTPDGKSILFRSLRDSWTIAEGRLYTVPVGGGPAKLLPPPSSGAATFSPDGSRLFYSPLARDFRTWKRYQGGWAQNLFIIDLKTLERKPIAHTVRTERDPMWFADDTLAFNSDRSGTFNLYKVDPATNEVVPLTRSTTWDVRWPSQSNDGRIVYEFDGTLRIVTVSSGEDRGLTIEVPDDGLTRRPERVSAAGLIEDFGLSPKGERALFAARGEVFTVPIENGTTRALVNSSKVHAKAPIWSPDGSTIAYLSDASGEEELWLVAQDGSKPPRQLTHGGRAMRFAPRWSPDGSAIAFVDKDGKLLVADVATGNLVEAADSPEERSTDHVWSPDSRFLAFSLPRPNGNRALFIWSRDAENPEAALQQITDEFFDAFEPAWDPEGNYLYYLANHDFAPQISAIEWNYAGNLMTCAFALALRKDVPHPFPPRSDEVTIEAQPDINADKPKDDADKPKDDADKTPQLEKSNRKVKPIRIDFDGLAQRVARVPIESGNLRGLAATPGHLVFARTPPFFYGRPADSKPSLRVFDLKERKEATLAEDVAGYALSHDGKKALIRQGAAFGLFDVSTKGAASKKPVSTAGLMVERVPVEEWEQIFDEVWRRYRDFFYVENMHGYDWAAIRDQYRPLLKDVAHRADLNHLMGEMISELNVGHAYVTGGDLGLPARPKVALLGARLTYDEMANAYRISRILPGQNQEPLYRSPLTEVGVNVEQGEFLLAIDGQPLKADDDPYRLLKYKADRPVKLTVGPTADPSGEGVREVTITPIDDESNLLYLEWVERNRRKVAELSDGKVGYIHIPDMIDNGIREFIKTFYPQIRKQGLVIDVRYNGGGNVSQMLLERLRRELLGTRFSRTGSQARTYPNETFHGHLVCLLNENSASDGDIFPARFRKAKLGPLIGKRSWGGVVGITSHGPLIDGGTVNVPEFSTNDVDGSYIIEGEGVVPDIEVENDPASLVNGSDPQLERGVVEVLKRIAEDPRVLPSKPADPVKTKAPVAEADDESIPIQRGPVRSDPAHQDRHRD, from the coding sequence ATGTTCATGCTCGACATCTTGCTTCTGCTTCGGCCGGTCCCAACGGCCCTCGGCACCGCGACTCGCGGTTTGCTTCCCTCCGCGACGGCCCCGATCCCCACCCCCCGTGTGTCGGACCGCCGGACGCGAGTCGCTCCTACAGGCGTGGCGATCCTTGGGGCGCTAGCTGCTTTGGCGGCGACTCCGGCCCTGGGTCAGACTCGGATGCTGCGCTACCCCGACCTTCACGGCGACACCGTGGTGTTCAGCTACGCCGGCGATCTTTGGAGTGTCTCGGACCAGGGTGGGCGTGCCACCCGCTTGACCGCGCATCCCGGCCTGGAACTCTTCCCCAAGTTCTCGCCCGACGGCTCGATGATCGCCTTCACCGGCCAGTACGACGGCGATGAGCAAGTTTATGTTATCCCCGCCACCGGCGGCGTCCCCAAACAACTGACCTACTACCCGGCGCGGGGGCCGCTGCCGGCCCGCTGGGGATACGACCATCAGGTCATGGGCTGGACTCCCGACGGCAAGAGCATTCTGTTCCGCTCGTTGCGCGACTCCTGGACCATCGCCGAGGGGCGACTCTACACCGTTCCCGTCGGAGGCGGCCCGGCCAAGCTCCTGCCGCCTCCCTCCTCCGGCGCGGCGACCTTCTCGCCCGATGGCTCGCGGCTCTTCTACTCGCCGCTGGCGCGTGATTTCCGCACCTGGAAGCGTTATCAGGGCGGTTGGGCTCAGAATTTGTTCATCATCGACTTGAAGACCCTCGAGCGCAAACCGATCGCCCATACGGTCCGCACCGAACGCGACCCGATGTGGTTCGCCGACGACACCCTGGCCTTCAACTCGGATCGCTCGGGCACCTTCAACCTGTACAAGGTCGATCCAGCCACCAACGAGGTCGTCCCGCTGACCCGCTCGACCACCTGGGACGTCCGCTGGCCCAGCCAGTCCAACGACGGCCGGATCGTTTACGAGTTCGACGGCACCTTGCGGATCGTCACGGTCTCCTCCGGCGAGGATCGCGGTCTGACCATCGAAGTGCCCGACGACGGCCTGACCCGCCGTCCTGAACGAGTCTCCGCGGCGGGGCTGATCGAGGATTTCGGCCTGTCGCCCAAGGGTGAACGGGCGTTGTTTGCTGCCCGTGGCGAGGTTTTCACCGTTCCTATCGAAAACGGGACGACCCGCGCCCTGGTCAACTCCTCCAAGGTTCACGCCAAGGCTCCGATCTGGTCGCCGGACGGATCGACAATCGCTTACCTCTCCGACGCCTCGGGCGAGGAGGAACTCTGGTTGGTCGCTCAGGACGGCTCCAAGCCGCCCCGTCAACTCACCCACGGCGGCCGCGCCATGCGGTTCGCGCCCCGTTGGTCCCCCGACGGCTCGGCCATCGCTTTCGTCGATAAAGACGGCAAACTCCTAGTGGCCGACGTCGCCACCGGCAACCTCGTCGAAGCCGCCGACTCTCCCGAGGAACGCTCCACCGACCATGTTTGGTCGCCCGACTCGCGGTTCCTCGCCTTCAGCTTGCCTCGGCCCAACGGCAACCGGGCTCTGTTCATCTGGTCGCGTGACGCCGAGAACCCTGAAGCGGCCCTTCAACAGATCACCGATGAGTTTTTCGACGCCTTCGAGCCAGCCTGGGATCCCGAAGGCAATTACCTCTATTATCTAGCCAACCACGACTTCGCCCCGCAAATCTCGGCGATCGAGTGGAACTACGCCGGCAACCTCATGACCTGCGCGTTCGCCCTGGCCCTAAGGAAGGATGTCCCCCACCCCTTCCCACCCCGCAGCGACGAGGTGACGATCGAAGCTCAACCCGACATCAACGCCGACAAGCCCAAAGACGACGCCGACAAGCCCAAAGACGACGCCGACAAGACTCCCCAACTGGAAAAGAGCAACCGCAAGGTCAAGCCAATTCGGATCGACTTCGACGGCCTGGCCCAGCGGGTGGCGCGGGTGCCGATCGAGTCGGGCAATCTAAGGGGTCTGGCCGCGACGCCCGGCCATCTCGTGTTTGCGCGAACTCCGCCGTTTTTCTATGGTCGTCCCGCCGACTCCAAGCCCTCGCTGCGGGTCTTCGACCTCAAGGAGCGCAAGGAGGCAACCCTGGCCGAGGATGTGGCGGGCTACGCCCTGTCCCACGACGGCAAGAAAGCGCTGATCCGCCAGGGTGCGGCATTCGGCCTGTTTGACGTTTCAACCAAGGGGGCGGCCTCCAAGAAGCCGGTCTCGACTGCCGGTCTGATGGTCGAACGGGTGCCAGTCGAGGAATGGGAGCAGATCTTCGACGAGGTTTGGCGGCGCTATCGCGACTTCTTTTACGTGGAGAACATGCACGGCTACGACTGGGCAGCGATCCGCGACCAATACCGTCCACTGCTCAAGGACGTGGCCCACCGCGCCGACCTGAACCATCTCATGGGCGAGATGATCTCCGAGCTCAACGTCGGCCACGCCTACGTCACCGGCGGCGACCTGGGCTTGCCCGCCCGTCCTAAGGTGGCGCTGCTAGGCGCACGCTTGACCTACGACGAGATGGCCAACGCCTATCGGATCAGCCGGATTCTCCCCGGTCAGAACCAGGAGCCGCTTTATCGTTCCCCGCTGACCGAAGTGGGAGTCAATGTCGAGCAAGGGGAGTTCCTGCTGGCGATCGACGGTCAACCGCTCAAAGCCGACGACGATCCCTACCGCCTACTCAAGTACAAGGCCGACCGTCCGGTGAAACTCACCGTGGGCCCCACCGCCGACCCCTCCGGCGAGGGCGTCCGCGAAGTGACGATCACCCCCATCGACGACGAGTCGAATCTGCTCTACCTGGAATGGGTGGAACGCAATCGTCGCAAGGTTGCGGAACTCAGCGACGGCAAGGTCGGTTACATCCATATCCCCGACATGATCGATAATGGCATCCGCGAGTTCATCAAGACCTTCTATCCCCAAATCCGCAAGCAGGGTCTGGTGATCGACGTGCGCTACAACGGCGGCGGTAACGTCTCGCAAATGCTGCTGGAACGGCTACGCCGGGAACTGCTGGGCACCCGGTTCTCCCGCACCGGCTCCCAAGCGCGCACCTATCCCAACGAGACCTTCCACGGCCATCTGGTCTGCCTGCTCAACGAGAACTCCGCCTCCGACGGCGACATCTTCCCAGCGCGGTTCCGCAAGGCCAAACTCGGCCCGCTGATTGGCAAGAGATCGTGGGGAGGGGTGGTGGGGATCACCAGTCACGGCCCCCTCATCGACGGCGGCACAGTCAACGTGCCCGAGTTCAGCACCAACGATGTGGACGGCTCCTACATCATCGAAGGCGAGGGAGTGGTTCCCGATATTGAAGTCGAGAATGACCCGGCCAGCCTGGTCAACGGCTCTGACCCACAACTGGAACGCGGCGTCGTCGAAGTCCTCAAGCGAATCGCCGAGGACCCGCGGGTGTTGCCCTCCAAACCAGCCGACCCGGTCAAGACCAAGGCCCCCGTCGCCGAAGCCGACGACGAGTCAATCCCCATCCAGCGCGGTCCGGTTCGATCCGATCCGGCTCACCAGGATCGACATCGAGACTAG
- a CDS encoding cytochrome c has protein sequence MRSKWIAAVVSLAAVGMLGLGLSQASSVSSTPVPVALDGDGPLHEIMEGVNKQNNTLRKGVRTAVAYKKSYEEVLAASEEMVKLAKKAQEVKEYAEKLNKVKEWNDLSQKFTESAEQLLTIVKDKQKTQKEANDQWKAMGKTCTDCHNVFRIDEEDPFGR, from the coding sequence ATGCGCTCGAAATGGATCGCCGCCGTCGTTTCGTTGGCCGCTGTCGGCATGTTGGGGCTGGGGCTTTCCCAGGCCTCGTCGGTTTCGTCTACCCCCGTTCCGGTGGCGCTCGACGGCGATGGCCCGCTTCACGAGATCATGGAGGGGGTCAACAAGCAGAACAACACCCTCCGCAAGGGAGTCCGAACCGCCGTCGCCTACAAGAAAAGCTATGAAGAAGTGTTGGCCGCTAGCGAAGAGATGGTGAAGCTCGCCAAGAAAGCTCAGGAGGTCAAGGAGTACGCCGAAAAACTCAACAAGGTCAAGGAGTGGAACGACCTCTCCCAGAAGTTCACCGAGTCGGCCGAGCAACTTCTCACCATCGTCAAGGACAAGCAAAAAACCCAGAAGGAAGCCAACGATCAGTGGAAGGCGATGGGCAAGACTTGCACCGACTGCCACAACGTCTTCCGAATCGACGAGGAAGATCCGTTCGGACGCTAA
- a CDS encoding DMT family transporter, with amino-acid sequence MVNDGQDGAFQPCDRNAQLGQPIEPELELGPNVSNASAALATSREALQSADTVRFQADARALRTGRLMVVAAAVLWSISGVATKAIDLDPWTIAFFRGACAGLVLLPLVPRQGRVVRPAMLPMILCFGAMSGLYLAAIKATTAANAIFLQCSATFWLIPIGYVLLGEKPDPRALAGIGLAMAGVVTIVAASVVQGTGDLVGIALGIGSGVAYAGVVVSLRSFRGLDPLWLSSVNNLGGALVILAAVWLIQGPIAWPSPAMLVALTTFGVVQMAIPYVLFARGLRVVPAAEGALLALLEPILSPFWVFLFIGEQPDGFSLIGGACLLGGIVLRYLPLPRWSERRRGGVERIEPESRT; translated from the coding sequence ATGGTCAATGACGGTCAAGACGGGGCGTTCCAACCATGCGACCGCAACGCCCAGTTGGGGCAACCAATCGAGCCCGAGCTCGAGCTCGGTCCGAACGTCTCCAATGCGTCTGCGGCCCTTGCGACTTCCCGCGAGGCTCTCCAGTCAGCCGACACGGTCCGTTTTCAAGCCGACGCCCGCGCTTTGCGAACTGGGCGGCTTATGGTCGTCGCCGCCGCGGTCCTTTGGAGTATTTCGGGGGTCGCCACCAAGGCGATCGACCTCGACCCCTGGACCATCGCGTTTTTTCGAGGCGCGTGCGCTGGTCTGGTCCTTCTGCCGTTGGTACCACGCCAAGGACGGGTCGTTCGTCCCGCGATGCTGCCGATGATCCTCTGTTTCGGGGCGATGAGTGGTCTGTATCTGGCGGCGATCAAGGCGACGACCGCCGCCAACGCGATCTTCCTGCAATGCTCGGCCACCTTCTGGCTGATTCCGATCGGTTATGTTTTACTCGGCGAAAAGCCTGACCCCCGCGCCCTCGCCGGGATCGGCCTAGCAATGGCGGGCGTGGTGACAATCGTGGCGGCCAGCGTTGTTCAGGGAACCGGCGACCTGGTGGGGATCGCCCTGGGGATTGGCAGCGGCGTCGCCTACGCCGGGGTTGTGGTCAGTCTGCGGAGCTTCCGCGGCCTCGACCCCCTGTGGCTCAGTTCGGTCAACAACCTGGGCGGCGCGCTGGTGATCCTCGCGGCAGTCTGGCTCATCCAGGGTCCCATCGCCTGGCCCTCGCCCGCGATGCTGGTCGCCCTGACCACCTTCGGAGTCGTCCAAATGGCGATTCCTTATGTGTTGTTCGCTCGTGGTCTCCGAGTGGTTCCCGCCGCCGAGGGTGCCCTTTTAGCACTTTTGGAGCCTATCCTTTCACCGTTTTGGGTGTTCTTGTTCATTGGCGAGCAACCCGATGGGTTTTCTCTGATCGGCGGCGCGTGCCTCTTAGGCGGGATCGTTCTGCGTTACCTCCCTCTCCCGCGATGGTCGGAGCGTCGTCGCGGGGGTGTGGAGCGGATCGAACCGGAGTCACGGACCTGA